The DNA sequence GGCTTAACAATAAATTTCATAGTACTTTCACGCCAATAAGGTTCACAAATTTTAGTAGGTTCATCACCACGTAAAAGGTCATTTCACATAGTTATTGAAGCAATAATAGATCAATATTAAATCTAAGGGCGCGAATTATACATGAGAAAGTGAAGCAAGGAAAAGAGTGCTTGCTTGAACCCGATAATTAAACTGCCTGTTACTAAAAGTAGCAGGTTTCAAAACGACATAAATACCGCTGAGAGCATCATTGAAGACCACAAAACAAAAAGCCCAACCTCATCATAAGGTTGGGCTTTCGATGCTATCTGCTGATTAACGTATGTATAATCTAACGTATATGTACCTGAAGACTAATCGCTGTCTCTCTGCCTACTACTGACCAATAACAGGCACTTCATCACTATAAAGCGGCTCACCCTGCATTATGCTGATTTCAACACGGCGGTTGAGGCTACGCTGCCATTCAGTATCATTGGGTTCAACAGGCTCTGTATCGGCCATACCGCGCACTCTCAAGCGTTGATGAGAGAAGCCACGTACCTTTTCCATCTCTTGAGCCACAGACACCGCACGCTGCGATGACAGGTCCCAATTAGAACGATAAAGCTCTGAATCCAGTCTCTGGTTATCGGTGTGACCAGAAATACGAACAATGCCCGGTACATCTTTTACCAATTCAGCCACCTGTCTAACCAGTGGTCGAAACTTAGGTTGTAGGAAAGCAGAACCCGATGGGAACGCGCCTTTCTCACGAATTCGAATGACGATCTGCTGGCCAAGGTTTTCAACCTCAATCGCGCCTTGGTCGATCTCTCGCTCCAACGCTTTCTTGATACTTTCCATCAAGGTTTCCATCTCTTGCGATTGAGCTTCGGCTTGCTGTTGCTGTTGGTCTGACTCAGAGTTTTGATTGTCATGAGTAGAGACCTCTGGCGACTTGCCTCCCGTCATCTTGCCTTGGTCACGCATTGTTCCGCCAGCACGCTCAGATTCACCTTCATGAAACTCAAGCGTTTGCTGCGTAATATCAATGGTCTGCTGCATGATCACATCGATAGGAGTCGGCTCTGGGCGACCAGGGCGAAACTCTTGCGCAATGATGCTAGTCCCTTTAGGAATATCTTTCACTTCCAAGCGGTTTTGTACACCAAACGCAAATTTCATCGATCCAGCGATCTGTTTGAACTTCAGTACGTCCATCTCAGAGAATGAGAGCAGCAGTACGAAGAAACACATCAGCAGTGACATCAAGTCAGCAAATGTCCCCATCCATTGAGGTAACCCCGGAGGAGGACATTTACATGGATTTTCTTCATCCATCTTCAACTCCTCTTACGCGGGTTCACCATCAATCGTGCGCTTACCTTCATTGAGGTAGCTCTTGAGGTAACCATCGATAACTCGTGGGTTCTGACCATCTTGAATCGCTAATACACCATCCATCACCAGACGACGGTTTAGTGTCTCTTGGTCACGACGCAGCGCAAGCTTGTCGGCAATTGGGAAGAACACCATGTTCGAGAGGATTGCACCGTAAAGCGTAGTCAAGAGTGCAACCGCCATCGCAGGGCCGATCGCTTTTGGGTCATCCATGTTAGAAAGCATGGCAACCAAGCCAACCAAGGTACCAATCATACCCATCGCAGGTGCAACATCACCAAATGCAGAGAACACTTTCGCGCCCTGCTCGTGACGTTCTGTTGTTAATGCGATGTCTTTTTGCAGTGCTGCACGCACTACATCACCATCATGGCCATCCACCAATAAGTCGATACCCTTTTGCATGAAACTGTTGCTGATTTCCATCTCTTCAAGTGCCAAGAAGCCACCTTTACGTGCTGCATCCGCCATCTCTACCACTTTAGCGATAAGATCTTCAGGCTCATCGGCCTTAAACATAAATGCTTTGCCAGCGATTTTGGTTGCTCCAAAGAATTGTCCCATGGTGAACTTCATTAGAACAACAAACGTTGAACCACCCACCACGATCAAAATGGATGTCGTGTCATAGAACATCCCGAGGCTTCCACCTAGGATCATTGCCATGATTACAAAGGCAAATCCACCAATCAAACCTATTAGGGTTGCTAAATCCACTGAGCACTCCTCATGCTTTTTTGTAGCTCTACGTCGACGATAATCTTTTTATCGGCCAGACTATAAGATCTTTTAGTAAATTCTTGGCCTAAATATCACACTTTTCGTTTTTGAATCACAATTATTGGCTTACTTTGCTCTTATCCTTAGCGCATAAACTCGATAAAGCTAAGGTTATTCAACCAAAGTGAGTTCAAGCCCCTTAAAAACGAACTTTCTAGCAAAATTTCTTGGTTACATTTGACCATCTCAGCGGCCTAGGGTAACGTTCGTTCATATTTCCAAACGCAGATTTATTATGGCTACTAAGAAACCTGAAAATATGAGCTTTGAAGCGGCTATCGAAGAGCTTGATGGCTTGGTTGATCAACTAGAAAATGGTGATCTAGCTTTAGATGATGCGCTGAAAAAGTTCGAACGAGGCATCTCCCTCGCTCGTGCTGGTCAAAGTAAACTAAATGATGCTGAACAGCGTGTTAGCATCTTACTGCAAAATGATGAAAATGCAGAACTTAGTGACTTTAACCCACAACCAGAATAACGAATTGTATGAGATCCCCTATGATCGAGACTTTATTGTCTTATCAAGCACGTAATAACGAGCAGCTGAACCTTTGGCTTGATCGCCTGCCACACCAAAATCAGAACCTTATCAACGCGATGCGTTATGGGTTACTTTTAGGCGGCAAACGCGCACGTCCATTTCTTGTCTACATTACAGGGGAAATGCTCGGCTGTACCGCTGAAGAACTCGATACTCCAGCTTCTGCAATCGAATGTATTCATGCCTATTCTCTGATTCACGACGACCTTCCGGCAATGGATGACGATGAACTTCGCCGTGGCCATCAGACTTGTCACATCAAATACGATGAAGCAACGGCAATTTTAACTGGCGATGCCCTACAAACTCTCGCGTTTACTATACTTGCGGAAGGCACATTAAGTGCTGACGGGGAAAGCAATCGCGTTCGAATGATTCAACGCCTAGCTGAAGCGTCTGGCGCACAAGGTATGTGCATTGGACAAGCTCTTGATATTGAAGCTGAAAACCGCTCTGTCACGCTAGAAGAGTTAGAAGAAGTTCACCGTAACAAGACTGGCGCTCTAATGAAGAGTGCGATTCGTTTAGGTGCTCTGGCTGCTGGCGAAAAAGCGTTTGAAGTGATGCCTCAATTAGATAAGTACGCCGATGCAATCGGGTTAGCCTTCCAAGTTCAGGATGATATTTTAGATATCATTAGCGATACCGAAACTTTGGGTAAACCACAGGGCTCTGACCAAGATTTGAACAAAAGCACCTACCCTTCTTTGTTAGGTTTAGAGGGCGCTCAAGAAAAAGCGCAAACTCTGCTACAGGAAGCGCTTCAAGCTTTGGCTGCAATCCCATACAATACCCAGTCACTCGAAGAGTTCGCCCGATACGTCATCGAGCGCAAGAACTAAGACAATAAGCGCGCATTACCTATGACTCTTGATATATCAAAGTACCCAACTCTTGCTTTGGCTGATAAGCCAGAGGATTTGCGTCTACTTCCAAAAGAGACGCTTACACAGCTTTGTGATGAATTACGTACCTATCTTCTTAACTCAGTGAGCCAGTCAAGTGGTCACTTAGCGTCAGGCTTAGGTACAGTAGAGCTGACAGTTGCTCTGCACTATGTGTACAACACGCCTTTTGACCAGTTGGTTTGGGATGTTGGCCACCAAGCCTACCCACACAAGATTCTTACAGGTCGTCGCGACCGCTTGTCGACTATCCGTCAAAAAGATGGACTGCACCCATTCCCATGGCGTCAAGAGAGCGAATACGACACCCTATCTGTTGGTCACTCTTCAACATCGATCAGCGCCGGACTTGGTATGGCGATCAGTGCGAAGAAAGAAGGTAAGAACCGTAAAGTCGTCAGTGTCATTGGTGATGGCGCGATTACCGCAGGTATGGCCTTCGAAGCCATGAACCACGCGGGCGATATTCACAATGACATGCTGGTTATCCTTAACGATAACGAGATGTCGATCTCTGAAAACGTCGGTGCTCTAAACAACCACCTCGCTCAAGTTCTTTCTGGCAGTCTTTACACGTCAATTCGTGAGGGTGGCAAGAAAGTGCTATCAGGTGTTCCGCCGATTAAAGAGCTCGTTCGTCGTACAGAAGAACATTTAAAAGGCATGGTTGTCCCCGGCACCATGTTTGAAGAGTTAGGCTTTAACTACATTGGTCCAATTGATGGTCACGATGTCAATGAGCTGATTAAAACGCTGAAGAACATGAGAGATCTTAAAGGCCCTCAGTTCCTGCATATCATGACGAAGAAAGGCAAAGGCTACGAGCCAGCTGAGAAAGATCCAATTGGCTACCATGGCGTACCTAAGTTCGATCCTGCACATTCAAGTCTGCCTAAGAGCACCAGCTCTAAACCAACTTTCTCTAAGATTTTTGGCGACTTCCTGTGTGATATGGCCGCTCAAGATCCTAAGCTAATGGCGATAACGCCAGCAATGCGTGAAGGTTCTGGTATGGTGCGTTTCTCGAAAGAGTATCCAGACCAATACTTCGACGTAGCAATTGCTGAGCAACACGCTGTGACGCTAGCAACGGGTATGGCGATTGCCGGTGATAAGCCAATTGTGGCTATCTACTCGACTTTTCTACAACGTGGCTACGATCAACTGATCCACGATGTGGCAATCATGGATCTACCGGTTATGTTCGCTATTGACCGTGCAGGTCTTGTCGGTGCCGATGGCCAAACACACCAAGGTGCGTTCGACTTAAGTTTCATGCGCTGCATTCCAAACATGGTGATCATGGCACCAAGCGACGAGAACGAATGTCGCCAAATGCTTTACACCGGCCACCAGCACACAGGGCCAAGTGCCGTTCGTTACCCTCGTGGTAATGGCATGGGTACTGAGATTCAAAGTGAGTTTACCGCTCTTGAGATTGGTAAAGGTCGTATCGTTCGCGAAAGCGAAAAAGCAAAAGATGGCTCGAAGGTCGCGATCCTAAGCTTCGGTACTTTCCTTGAGAGTGCACTTCAAACCGCAGACGCTATCGATGCGACAGTTGCAGACATGCGTTTTGTGAAACCGCTAGATGAAGCTCTGATCAAACAACTTGCTGCTGACCACGATGTACTAGTGACTATCGAAGAGAACGCAATTGCAGGTGGTGCAGGCTCTGGGGTGGTTGAATTCTTGATGAAAGAGAAACTACTGATGCCCGTATTAAACCTTGGCTTACCAGACAAATTTATTGCTCAAGGTACTCAAGGTGAGCTGCATGAAGAGCTTGGCTTAGATGCGAAAGGTATTGAGAAGTCTATCTCCGACTACCTTGCCAAATAGCTTTCACAAGCAAACAGCATAAGCGACAAAACCAAAAAGGTTGGCCCTAGGGTCAACCTTTTTAGTATCTGCTAACTGATAAACTATTCGTTGTTTAGCTGTTAGTTATTAGCAATTAAGCCTGCTTAGCAACAAGGCTTAAGTACTGGTGCGTCATAGTTCTCTGGTTCGTCAGAGTAGATAGCAACGTTGAAGTTCTCAACCAAGCCTGTCTCTTCAACACACTGCTCTTGGAAGAACTGTTGAATCTCACGACGTTGGCAGTGTGCTTCGAATGCTTCGTTGTCCGCCCAGATCTCATTGAATGCAATAGGGAAACTCTCACCCTCTGCAAATGGGCTCTGAATGTGACGAGTCACTGTATATTGGATACAACCGTCTTCACGCATTGTGTTTGGCTCTAGTGATTTCAGAACTTCAAACAACTCGTTCAATTTGCCTTCTTTTGGCTGAAATTGAGCAACACA is a window from the Vibrio splendidus genome containing:
- a CDS encoding flagellar motor protein MotB, which codes for MDEENPCKCPPPGLPQWMGTFADLMSLLMCFFVLLLSFSEMDVLKFKQIAGSMKFAFGVQNRLEVKDIPKGTSIIAQEFRPGRPEPTPIDVIMQQTIDITQQTLEFHEGESERAGGTMRDQGKMTGGKSPEVSTHDNQNSESDQQQQQAEAQSQEMETLMESIKKALEREIDQGAIEVENLGQQIVIRIREKGAFPSGSAFLQPKFRPLVRQVAELVKDVPGIVRISGHTDNQRLDSELYRSNWDLSSQRAVSVAQEMEKVRGFSHQRLRVRGMADTEPVEPNDTEWQRSLNRRVEISIMQGEPLYSDEVPVIGQ
- the pomA gene encoding flagellar motor protein PomA, encoding MDLATLIGLIGGFAFVIMAMILGGSLGMFYDTTSILIVVGGSTFVVLMKFTMGQFFGATKIAGKAFMFKADEPEDLIAKVVEMADAARKGGFLALEEMEISNSFMQKGIDLLVDGHDGDVVRAALQKDIALTTERHEQGAKVFSAFGDVAPAMGMIGTLVGLVAMLSNMDDPKAIGPAMAVALLTTLYGAILSNMVFFPIADKLALRRDQETLNRRLVMDGVLAIQDGQNPRVIDGYLKSYLNEGKRTIDGEPA
- the xseB gene encoding exodeoxyribonuclease VII small subunit; translated protein: MATKKPENMSFEAAIEELDGLVDQLENGDLALDDALKKFERGISLARAGQSKLNDAEQRVSILLQNDENAELSDFNPQPE
- the ispA gene encoding (2E,6E)-farnesyl diphosphate synthase, which codes for MIETLLSYQARNNEQLNLWLDRLPHQNQNLINAMRYGLLLGGKRARPFLVYITGEMLGCTAEELDTPASAIECIHAYSLIHDDLPAMDDDELRRGHQTCHIKYDEATAILTGDALQTLAFTILAEGTLSADGESNRVRMIQRLAEASGAQGMCIGQALDIEAENRSVTLEELEEVHRNKTGALMKSAIRLGALAAGEKAFEVMPQLDKYADAIGLAFQVQDDILDIISDTETLGKPQGSDQDLNKSTYPSLLGLEGAQEKAQTLLQEALQALAAIPYNTQSLEEFARYVIERKN
- the dxs gene encoding 1-deoxy-D-xylulose-5-phosphate synthase, producing the protein MTLDISKYPTLALADKPEDLRLLPKETLTQLCDELRTYLLNSVSQSSGHLASGLGTVELTVALHYVYNTPFDQLVWDVGHQAYPHKILTGRRDRLSTIRQKDGLHPFPWRQESEYDTLSVGHSSTSISAGLGMAISAKKEGKNRKVVSVIGDGAITAGMAFEAMNHAGDIHNDMLVILNDNEMSISENVGALNNHLAQVLSGSLYTSIREGGKKVLSGVPPIKELVRRTEEHLKGMVVPGTMFEELGFNYIGPIDGHDVNELIKTLKNMRDLKGPQFLHIMTKKGKGYEPAEKDPIGYHGVPKFDPAHSSLPKSTSSKPTFSKIFGDFLCDMAAQDPKLMAITPAMREGSGMVRFSKEYPDQYFDVAIAEQHAVTLATGMAIAGDKPIVAIYSTFLQRGYDQLIHDVAIMDLPVMFAIDRAGLVGADGQTHQGAFDLSFMRCIPNMVIMAPSDENECRQMLYTGHQHTGPSAVRYPRGNGMGTEIQSEFTALEIGKGRIVRESEKAKDGSKVAILSFGTFLESALQTADAIDATVADMRFVKPLDEALIKQLAADHDVLVTIEENAIAGGAGSGVVEFLMKEKLLMPVLNLGLPDKFIAQGTQGELHEELGLDAKGIEKSISDYLAK
- a CDS encoding putative quinol monooxygenase; this translates as MSKKVYCVAQFQPKEGKLNELFEVLKSLEPNTMREDGCIQYTVTRHIQSPFAEGESFPIAFNEIWADNEAFEAHCQRREIQQFFQEQCVEETGLVENFNVAIYSDEPENYDAPVLKPCC